A DNA window from Leptospira selangorensis contains the following coding sequences:
- a CDS encoding TAT-variant-translocated molybdopterin oxidoreductase: protein MDKKNFQKEKKAHWLSLELKDNEKETKDLARAEFFTSPDPVIARIKSGEFDRKTFLKLMGAGVAMTSLNCVRKPVEKIVPYVDLKTDEGTFDFVKHGQAYYYATAFNGTGYLVRSKDGRPLKLEGNEDHPVSQGALGASGQAAIFDLYDPDRAQGPAAISGGKVENIQWAALDSKVQEALSKNKGNTVIVTRPLDSPSTKAIIADFLKAVGGGQHLEISITSPEDAISKAQAASYGKALVPNYNFELANTILSIDCDFMGGWLSPEEHQKDFAKRRNLRDGAKDLNYFIAAESIPTMSGSNADLRLPIRPGDQSKLALAIAAGLGELGANTKDITGTSTVESLASDLGVSAEGIRKTAKALWSNKGRSLVVAGGLSASTKEAVDLQILVNFLNSNLDNDGKTVDYASPKKEGLADYSGNLNKLTEALKQTKVGVLFLYDTNLVYQAGDSWKDLLHRAALTVSLADRADETALASNYLASTTHFLESWGDSEGTKGIFSIQQPAIRPLFNTRSFEDSLIAFAGGSLSGEKLFYEYVKNSWTKKLGSKQKWEDLLRVGTTVRAKDRRKTASATRGFNKAALKKPAGYPAGIRLALYETSSIGDGRAANNSLLQELPDPVTKVTWDNYVVISPVLAKEKGIQSNDVVSVKTTKGSIELPAQVQPGVHKDTIGIAVGYGRTAAGKVGNEVGKNAYVLAEDGVFSGISVISLEKTGKTYKLACTQHHHVLSPGFGYEDRPLVQSTSLEEWKKNPASGVKESEIPKIKKDGKMVYAAGANPVHEYPGYKWGMAIDLTACTGCGSCVIACQVENNIPVVGRDEVRVGREMHWLRIDRYYIGDPEKPEDLQIAHQPMMCQQCDNAPCETVCPVMATVHSSEGINDMVYNRCVGTRYCSNNCPYKVRRYNWAQHWYNDTGAEKGSRTPRYLGLNPEVTVRGRGVMEKCNFCAHKIAEAKIQAKNEGRTLKDGEVRCACEQSCAADAISFGNTNDKTSKVSKLSADPRSFRVLEYLNVGPQVAYLTRVRA, encoded by the coding sequence ATGGATAAAAAGAATTTCCAGAAAGAAAAGAAAGCTCACTGGCTCTCTCTTGAACTGAAAGATAACGAAAAGGAAACGAAGGATCTAGCGCGCGCTGAATTTTTCACTTCTCCGGATCCAGTTATCGCAAGGATTAAGTCAGGAGAGTTCGATCGTAAGACCTTCCTTAAATTGATGGGTGCGGGGGTCGCAATGACTTCCTTAAATTGTGTACGCAAGCCTGTCGAAAAAATCGTTCCTTATGTGGATCTGAAAACTGACGAAGGTACTTTCGATTTCGTAAAACACGGACAAGCATACTACTACGCTACCGCATTCAACGGAACCGGTTACTTAGTAAGATCTAAAGACGGACGTCCTCTAAAATTAGAAGGAAACGAAGATCACCCTGTATCTCAAGGTGCTCTTGGTGCTTCCGGACAAGCTGCTATTTTTGATCTATATGATCCAGACAGAGCACAAGGTCCGGCCGCAATTTCCGGCGGAAAAGTGGAGAATATCCAATGGGCCGCTTTGGATTCTAAAGTCCAGGAAGCTCTTTCTAAGAACAAAGGTAACACTGTAATCGTAACAAGACCTCTTGATTCTCCTTCTACCAAAGCGATTATCGCTGACTTCTTAAAAGCAGTAGGTGGGGGACAACATTTAGAGATCTCTATCACTTCTCCGGAAGATGCGATTTCTAAAGCTCAGGCTGCTTCTTACGGAAAGGCACTTGTTCCTAACTATAATTTCGAATTGGCGAACACTATCCTGTCCATCGATTGCGATTTTATGGGTGGATGGTTGTCTCCTGAAGAACACCAAAAGGATTTTGCAAAACGCAGAAACCTAAGAGATGGAGCAAAAGATCTTAACTACTTCATCGCTGCTGAATCCATTCCTACTATGTCTGGATCTAATGCGGACCTTAGACTTCCAATTCGTCCTGGTGACCAGTCCAAACTGGCTCTTGCAATTGCTGCAGGCTTGGGAGAATTAGGAGCGAACACTAAAGATATTACCGGGACTTCTACTGTAGAAAGTCTCGCTAGCGATCTTGGAGTTAGTGCAGAAGGTATCCGTAAAACGGCAAAAGCTCTTTGGTCAAACAAAGGTAGATCTCTCGTGGTTGCGGGTGGTCTTTCTGCTTCTACCAAAGAGGCTGTGGATCTTCAGATCCTTGTGAACTTCTTAAACTCTAACTTAGACAACGACGGTAAGACTGTTGATTACGCTTCTCCTAAAAAAGAAGGTTTAGCGGATTATTCCGGTAACTTAAACAAACTTACTGAAGCATTAAAACAAACTAAAGTAGGAGTTCTATTCCTCTATGATACCAACTTGGTTTACCAAGCTGGCGATTCTTGGAAGGACCTTCTTCATAGAGCTGCTTTAACCGTAAGTCTTGCAGACAGAGCGGATGAGACCGCACTTGCTTCCAACTATCTGGCTTCCACTACTCATTTCTTAGAGTCTTGGGGAGATTCAGAAGGAACTAAGGGAATATTCTCTATCCAACAACCTGCGATCCGTCCTTTATTCAACACTCGTTCTTTCGAGGACAGTTTGATCGCTTTCGCGGGCGGATCTCTTAGCGGAGAAAAACTATTTTACGAATACGTAAAGAACTCTTGGACTAAAAAGTTAGGTTCCAAACAGAAATGGGAAGATCTTCTCAGAGTTGGAACTACTGTAAGAGCTAAAGACCGCAGAAAAACTGCAAGCGCTACTCGTGGCTTTAACAAAGCAGCCTTGAAAAAGCCTGCAGGTTATCCGGCTGGAATCCGTTTGGCTCTTTATGAGACAAGCTCCATCGGAGATGGTAGAGCGGCGAATAACTCTCTTCTACAAGAACTTCCGGATCCTGTAACTAAAGTTACTTGGGACAACTATGTTGTTATTTCTCCGGTTCTTGCAAAAGAGAAAGGTATCCAATCCAACGATGTTGTTTCCGTAAAAACTACAAAAGGTTCCATCGAACTTCCTGCTCAGGTTCAGCCTGGTGTGCATAAGGATACGATCGGGATCGCGGTCGGTTACGGTAGAACTGCAGCCGGTAAAGTAGGTAACGAAGTCGGTAAGAACGCGTATGTTCTGGCAGAAGACGGAGTGTTCTCCGGGATTTCCGTAATATCTCTCGAGAAGACCGGAAAAACTTACAAGCTTGCTTGCACCCAACATCACCACGTATTATCACCAGGTTTCGGATACGAAGATCGTCCTTTGGTACAATCTACTTCTTTGGAAGAATGGAAAAAGAATCCAGCTTCCGGAGTGAAAGAATCCGAAATTCCTAAAATCAAAAAAGACGGTAAGATGGTCTACGCAGCCGGAGCAAACCCGGTTCATGAATACCCTGGTTATAAATGGGGTATGGCAATCGACCTGACTGCTTGCACCGGTTGCGGTTCTTGCGTCATCGCTTGCCAAGTAGAGAACAATATTCCGGTAGTAGGAAGAGACGAAGTTAGAGTGGGTCGCGAGATGCATTGGCTTCGTATCGACCGTTACTATATCGGTGATCCTGAAAAACCGGAAGATCTACAGATCGCTCACCAGCCTATGATGTGCCAACAATGTGATAACGCTCCTTGTGAGACTGTTTGTCCTGTTATGGCAACTGTTCATAGCTCCGAAGGGATCAACGACATGGTTTATAACCGTTGTGTTGGAACTCGTTACTGCTCTAACAACTGTCCTTACAAAGTTCGCCGTTATAACTGGGCTCAACACTGGTATAACGATACCGGAGCCGAAAAAGGATCCAGAACTCCGAGATATCTCGGACTCAATCCTGAAGTTACGGTTCGTGGTAGAGGGGTTATGGAAAAATGTAACTTCTGCGCTCACAAAATCGCAGAGGCTAAAATCCAAGCCAAGAACGAAGGCAGAACTCTTAAAGACGGAGAAGTTCGTTGTGCTTGTGAACAAAGCTGTGCGGCAGACGCGATCAGCTTCGGTAACACCAACGATAAAACTTCTAAGGTTTCCAAACTTAGTGCGGACCCTAGATCTTTCCGAGTTCTCGAGTATTTAAATGTCGGTCCCCAGGTCGCATATCTGACCAGGGTAAGAGCTTAA
- the nrfD gene encoding NrfD/PsrC family molybdoenzyme membrane anchor subunit — MPNAIKEALDIQPLVTGGKSVRDVTEDILKPVEAFPTSLWWKAFILALTITVIDLGIIGYLVYEGLYILGINNPVGWGFFIVNFVFWIGIGHAGTLISAVLYLFRQEWRTGINRAAEAMTIFAVLTAASTLIIHIGRPWMGFWLFPYPNERGPLWVNFRSPLIWDTFAVSTYLSISLVFWYIGLIPDIAAVRDRATTPIRRKVYDILSFGWVGSNKAWSHLETVAMILAALSTPLVLSVHTIVSFDFAVSIVPGWHTTIFPPYFVAGAIFSGFAMVVTLMVIAREVFQLKDYITMKHLENMNKVIMVTGLIVGLAYSTEFFMAWYSGNEYEGFTFVNRAFGPYGWAYFIMFSCNVFAPQVFWSKKLRNSIPVMFIVSIIVNIGMWFERFVIVMTLHADFLPSSWDKYIPTVYDFMMLLGTFGIFFTMFLLFCRLLPVIAIAEVKTVMPHKDGGHH, encoded by the coding sequence ATACCTAACGCAATCAAAGAAGCCCTGGATATCCAACCCTTAGTCACTGGCGGCAAGTCCGTCCGTGACGTTACCGAGGATATCCTCAAGCCGGTCGAAGCTTTCCCCACTTCTCTGTGGTGGAAGGCTTTCATTCTGGCTCTTACCATTACCGTAATCGATTTAGGTATCATCGGATACTTGGTATACGAAGGTCTTTATATCCTCGGGATTAACAATCCTGTAGGTTGGGGATTCTTTATCGTAAACTTCGTATTCTGGATCGGTATCGGTCACGCAGGGACTCTGATCTCTGCGGTTCTTTATCTGTTCCGTCAAGAGTGGAGAACCGGTATTAACCGTGCTGCAGAAGCGATGACCATCTTCGCGGTATTAACTGCTGCATCCACTTTGATCATCCACATCGGACGTCCTTGGATGGGATTCTGGTTATTCCCTTATCCGAATGAAAGAGGACCTCTTTGGGTGAACTTCAGATCTCCTCTGATCTGGGATACTTTCGCGGTTTCCACTTACTTGAGTATCTCACTTGTTTTCTGGTATATCGGTTTGATCCCGGATATCGCGGCTGTGAGAGACAGGGCTACTACTCCTATTCGTAGAAAAGTTTATGATATTCTTTCCTTCGGATGGGTTGGATCTAACAAAGCATGGTCTCACTTAGAGACTGTTGCGATGATCCTCGCTGCATTGTCTACACCTCTGGTTCTTTCGGTGCACACGATCGTATCCTTCGACTTCGCGGTTTCCATCGTTCCTGGATGGCACACTACGATCTTCCCTCCTTATTTCGTTGCCGGTGCGATTTTCTCCGGATTTGCGATGGTGGTTACTCTAATGGTAATCGCAAGGGAAGTCTTCCAACTGAAAGATTATATTACCATGAAACACTTGGAAAACATGAACAAGGTGATCATGGTTACAGGTTTGATCGTTGGTCTTGCTTACTCCACTGAGTTCTTCATGGCTTGGTATTCAGGAAACGAATACGAAGGATTTACCTTCGTTAACAGAGCATTCGGACCTTACGGATGGGCATATTTCATCATGTTCAGCTGTAACGTGTTTGCTCCTCAGGTATTCTGGTCTAAAAAACTTAGAAACAGCATCCCTGTGATGTTCATCGTTTCCATCATCGTAAACATCGGTATGTGGTTCGAACGTTTCGTGATCGTAATGACATTACACGCGGACTTCCTACCTTCCAGCTGGGACAAATACATCCCAACAGTTTACGACTTCATGATGTTACTCGGAACTTTCGGTATCTTCTTCACTATGTTCCTTCTCTTCTGTAGATTACTTCCAGTAATCGCGATTGCTGAAGTGAAAACAGTAATGCCTCATAAAGATGGAGGTCATCATTAA
- a CDS encoding DUF3341 domain-containing protein has protein sequence MYTPKKEQFHTFEETEHGVFGLFDTPAQIIDAAQKTKEKGYTNFDCFTPYPVHGLDDAMGLPRSGLPWVTFFMGIFGCTVGFGMQYLTHKYDWPINISGKSFNAWFAYIPITFEFTVFMAGLSTAAALFFLAKLPRTGRKVLHPDITTDKFALWIPSNSANYSEGSVTDFIKGLGSKHVETVK, from the coding sequence ATGTATACTCCTAAGAAAGAACAGTTTCATACTTTCGAAGAAACAGAACACGGAGTTTTCGGATTATTCGATACTCCTGCTCAGATCATAGACGCGGCTCAAAAAACAAAGGAGAAGGGTTACACCAACTTCGATTGTTTTACTCCTTATCCTGTTCACGGATTGGATGACGCGATGGGTCTTCCGCGTTCCGGACTTCCTTGGGTAACCTTCTTCATGGGAATTTTCGGATGCACTGTCGGCTTTGGAATGCAGTATTTAACTCATAAATACGATTGGCCGATCAATATCTCCGGAAAAAGTTTCAACGCTTGGTTCGCGTATATTCCGATCACATTCGAGTTTACAGTGTTCATGGCTGGACTTTCTACAGCTGCAGCTTTGTTCTTCCTGGCTAAACTTCCAAGAACCGGTCGTAAGGTTTTACATCCGGACATCACTACCGACAAATTCGCACTTTGGATCCCTTCCAATTCCGCGAATTATTCAGAAGGTTCAGTGACCGACTTTATCAAAGGCCTCGGCTCTAAACATGTCGAGACGGTGAAATAG
- a CDS encoding c-type cytochrome, giving the protein MISLQRIFALSLAAVLLWNCESKTPPMEYMPDMADSPAREAQEADSNFPNNTSLRLPPVGAVPQGYFPYEYAGWTQSLDALPNKGLANPIKGDLATLQKGEIKYQTYCSPCHGVRGQGNGTVVGPAPRLNMAQSDGSPMAALTSASAKAYSDGQIYHIITEGKGAMKSYASQVPSEDRWKIILYVRKLQEYDNRTAGK; this is encoded by the coding sequence ATGATTTCACTGCAAAGAATTTTTGCTCTTTCTCTCGCAGCTGTCCTTCTATGGAACTGCGAGTCTAAGACTCCTCCTATGGAGTACATGCCGGATATGGCCGACTCTCCAGCAAGAGAAGCTCAGGAAGCGGACTCTAATTTTCCGAATAATACTTCCTTACGCCTTCCTCCGGTTGGAGCGGTTCCTCAAGGATATTTCCCTTACGAGTATGCAGGTTGGACACAATCTCTAGATGCTCTTCCAAATAAGGGACTTGCGAATCCTATCAAAGGAGATCTGGCTACTCTTCAAAAAGGGGAGATCAAATACCAAACGTATTGTAGCCCTTGTCACGGTGTTAGAGGACAAGGAAACGGAACCGTAGTAGGTCCTGCTCCACGTTTGAATATGGCTCAGTCTGACGGAAGCCCGATGGCTGCATTAACATCTGCAAGCGCTAAAGCTTACTCCGACGGACAGATCTATCATATCATCACCGAAGGAAAAGGAGCTATGAAAAGTTATGCTTCTCAAGTTCCTTCCGAAGATCGTTGGAAAATCATATTATATGTTCGTAAATTACAAGAATACGACAACAGAACGGCTGGTAAATAA
- a CDS encoding Lsa16 family lipoprotein adhesin, whose translation MKKLALNITILGIAALALGACSNTAQIVGNINCPTLEKGKLDPKVGILSDDQSNPVPVEFLPVGTVVKVYDYRNHYYIAKKLVRIKTEKNEGWVDPVCLVVAQNPDDSVFKWGYRSDYKPFLDREDRDRYNHKNDPNAGPDSKGRSADGFEYDIYRNLPKDKVPLADLAPELKK comes from the coding sequence ATGAAAAAATTAGCATTAAATATTACGATCCTCGGAATTGCAGCTCTCGCTTTGGGAGCTTGCTCCAATACCGCTCAAATCGTAGGGAATATTAACTGCCCTACATTAGAAAAAGGTAAATTAGATCCTAAGGTTGGAATTCTTTCCGACGACCAATCTAATCCTGTTCCTGTGGAATTCCTTCCTGTCGGAACTGTAGTAAAAGTTTATGATTACAGAAACCATTACTATATCGCGAAAAAATTGGTTCGTATCAAAACTGAGAAAAACGAAGGTTGGGTCGACCCGGTTTGTTTGGTAGTCGCTCAAAATCCTGACGATTCCGTTTTCAAATGGGGATATCGTTCCGATTATAAACCTTTCTTAGACAGAGAGGACAGAGACAGATATAATCATAAAAATGATCCTAATGCAGGACCTGATTCAAAAGGAAGATCTGCTGACGGATTCGAATATGATATCTACAGAAACCTTCCAAAAGATAAGGTTCCTCTGGCAGATCTGGCACCTGAGCTGAAAAAGTAA
- a CDS encoding Lp29 family lipoprotein produces MIKYKKILILVIILFGVLACNAHYFVKYPDESVTVPVTLKKNVKIAYVGFVPFRSYVSGVSGRTTTYTAVLDKTKRLPLSETVAQPAHALKSNGLRKDVPKEKVLKFVSDYLSIVKKSGTEELIHVIEPVKDGKKTEDGKDSYTPYLRNLDADYIVVGALSPAFEDMSFAVTFPHLFSTLFSIVTLGIFPSFQWGNAAIDVKVYDKNLNQVWQKEYDASYTVLRALWVSSYPKECSERLSCIVKQREAVPGFVYRDLLPQVEFDVSNFVSSN; encoded by the coding sequence ATGATCAAATATAAAAAAATTCTGATATTGGTGATTATCCTGTTTGGGGTATTGGCGTGTAACGCGCATTATTTCGTAAAATATCCGGATGAAAGTGTAACTGTTCCTGTAACTTTGAAAAAGAACGTTAAGATAGCCTACGTAGGTTTTGTTCCGTTCCGTAGTTATGTTTCAGGAGTCTCCGGAAGAACGACTACATATACGGCAGTTTTAGACAAAACTAAACGTCTCCCTTTATCGGAAACTGTTGCTCAACCTGCTCATGCTTTAAAAAGTAATGGATTACGCAAAGACGTCCCTAAAGAGAAAGTGCTAAAATTCGTTTCGGATTATCTTTCTATCGTTAAAAAGTCCGGGACCGAAGAGTTGATCCACGTAATTGAGCCGGTAAAAGACGGCAAGAAGACTGAGGATGGAAAGGATTCTTATACTCCTTATCTTAGAAATCTAGACGCGGATTATATTGTAGTCGGTGCTTTAAGTCCGGCGTTCGAGGATATGAGCTTTGCCGTAACTTTCCCTCATTTATTTAGTACGCTGTTTTCCATAGTGACTTTAGGAATATTTCCTTCATTCCAATGGGGAAATGCTGCTATAGATGTTAAGGTGTATGATAAAAATCTAAATCAAGTTTGGCAGAAAGAATACGATGCGTCTTATACGGTATTGCGTGCATTATGGGTATCTTCTTATCCTAAAGAATGTTCTGAAAGATTAAGCTGTATCGTGAAACAAAGAGAAGCGGTTCCAGGATTCGTATACAGAGATTTGCTTCCGCAAGTGGAATTTGACGTTTCTAATTTTGTATCTTCAAATTAG
- a CDS encoding Lp29 family lipoprotein, translated as MKNLFRKLFVLSLISLTLPFINCSTRIYPTLAEPYVRKTLPENYKKPKIAYIGFMGFKEELTASYGRRRTYTASLDDRARFLIDPPYGDFGSDELANVNQFRRDIPSPKVRNFVFSYLDSVRQSGLKEMNKYVHVVPRGKEYDYFLRDHQFDYYVIGIHLPAFAESADDENFFHIISFPFSFFTLGVLPFVGKGKAYSTMIVFDKNLNELKRFNYDNRYTEISALWMPASKSCEVLRCLHGDSMKLNRNEHIYSGQIPAIEKDIESVIFK; from the coding sequence ATGAAGAATCTTTTTAGAAAGTTATTTGTTCTTTCCTTAATATCTCTAACGCTTCCGTTTATCAACTGTAGTACTCGGATTTATCCGACATTAGCTGAGCCCTATGTACGCAAAACTCTCCCGGAAAATTATAAAAAGCCGAAAATCGCTTATATTGGATTTATGGGTTTCAAAGAGGAGCTAACTGCTTCCTATGGCAGAAGACGGACATATACCGCCAGCTTAGATGATAGGGCCCGTTTTTTGATAGATCCTCCATACGGTGATTTCGGTTCCGATGAACTAGCAAACGTGAACCAATTTAGAAGAGATATTCCCTCACCAAAAGTTCGTAATTTCGTTTTCAGCTATCTGGATTCGGTTCGTCAGTCCGGTTTGAAAGAAATGAACAAATATGTTCATGTTGTTCCTCGTGGAAAGGAATATGATTACTTTCTGAGAGATCATCAATTTGATTATTACGTCATTGGGATCCATCTTCCCGCTTTTGCTGAAAGTGCTGATGATGAAAATTTCTTTCATATCATTTCCTTTCCATTCTCCTTCTTTACATTAGGGGTACTACCGTTTGTTGGAAAAGGAAAAGCATACTCTACAATGATTGTTTTTGATAAAAATCTAAATGAACTTAAACGTTTTAACTATGATAATAGATACACTGAAATATCCGCTCTTTGGATGCCGGCATCCAAATCTTGCGAGGTTTTGCGTTGCCTTCATGGAGATAGCATGAAATTGAACAGGAATGAGCACATTTACTCAGGGCAAATTCCAGCGATTGAAAAAGATATCGAGTCAGTTATTTTCAAATAA
- a CDS encoding Lp29 family lipoprotein, which produces MRSILFSVLFLLLFNSCASRYSLTQNGDVGTPTKQPTKKFRIAYLGFNTFKSTKLKKPYGTVDFEALSDPYSRTIKEPIGGSFPIPGENKPNGIRKDLSPEKVSKFVKSFLEVTGPTGIRELEKFLEISKTEENYTYSFKNLPYDYYIVGLHYPVFEKTRNVGLNFITIFSSLFSVVTLGILPSYEAYAANTKVLVYDKNLNLLKELEYDNNYSVWRALWVTPNPKECGIGSLSCLGMFSPTLGTNPPMVFEASSSKISSDLSDYINTLK; this is translated from the coding sequence ATGCGTTCGATTTTGTTTAGCGTTCTTTTCTTACTTTTATTCAATTCCTGTGCTTCCAGATATTCTCTTACCCAGAATGGGGATGTGGGAACTCCTACAAAACAACCTACTAAAAAATTCAGGATCGCTTATTTAGGATTTAATACGTTTAAATCCACTAAGTTAAAAAAACCGTATGGGACAGTGGACTTTGAAGCACTTTCGGATCCATATTCTAGAACGATCAAAGAACCTATCGGGGGAAGTTTCCCCATTCCGGGGGAGAATAAGCCGAATGGAATTCGAAAAGACCTTTCTCCGGAGAAGGTTTCAAAATTCGTAAAATCTTTCTTAGAGGTGACTGGTCCTACCGGGATCAGAGAACTGGAAAAGTTTTTAGAGATCTCAAAAACAGAAGAGAATTATACTTATTCCTTTAAAAATCTTCCTTATGATTATTATATCGTAGGACTACATTACCCCGTCTTTGAAAAAACAAGGAATGTAGGCCTAAATTTTATAACTATTTTCTCCAGTTTATTTAGTGTGGTAACCTTGGGAATCTTGCCTTCTTATGAAGCGTATGCCGCTAATACAAAGGTTTTAGTATATGATAAAAATCTAAACTTACTCAAAGAACTTGAATATGATAATAATTACTCTGTTTGGAGAGCGTTATGGGTTACTCCGAATCCTAAGGAATGTGGGATCGGCAGTTTAAGCTGTCTCGGAATGTTCAGTCCTACATTGGGAACGAACCCGCCTATGGTATTCGAAGCAAGTTCTTCTAAGATCAGTTCCGATTTAAGCGATTATATTAATACTTTAAAATAA
- a CDS encoding DUF1577 domain-containing protein, translated as MQYFEKNSRALDYIVSKDQKKHVILKYLLDQEVSLKIYPFDQKAVIKKYLEEDEKVLIRMPENWEETGEKKVSLFKILAKYIEIDCQFLQKAEKDLYLLKVEKLAIAKLNRETPRVQVSSGKAVVTNLITPKTVIEANMFNIPTLIKVNLEDYKNRLKKNSTDNIVIETFKPGLDRKFEIVKRSRKSLLLEDTQNTNSYSESGPDRLDYSKDIDDDIGTIIRKFKDQKIVSELIRPIIYKNHSDQQIPIGYIWIQSRDKKLTSDYLAELGRLSDEVVGRIKESNTIKTTEKFTILDASPRGLKVKIHDPNLIDTLPKQESFILDVLFKMQAPLTVSAAIRWWGKDEDGNLTLGLEFKSKSDHPGERDRYIKNLELIQKGAL; from the coding sequence ATGCAATATTTTGAAAAGAATTCCAGAGCTTTAGATTATATCGTTTCCAAAGATCAGAAAAAACATGTCATTCTGAAATACTTACTAGACCAAGAAGTTTCTCTTAAGATCTATCCTTTCGATCAAAAAGCTGTCATCAAAAAGTATTTGGAAGAGGATGAGAAGGTTCTAATTCGTATGCCGGAGAACTGGGAGGAAACCGGAGAGAAAAAAGTCTCCTTATTCAAGATCCTAGCCAAGTATATAGAGATCGATTGTCAGTTTCTTCAAAAAGCGGAGAAGGATCTTTATCTATTAAAAGTAGAAAAACTCGCAATTGCAAAATTGAATCGGGAAACCCCGAGGGTCCAAGTCTCAAGCGGCAAAGCAGTCGTAACAAATTTAATCACACCTAAAACGGTGATAGAAGCGAATATGTTCAATATTCCGACTTTGATAAAGGTAAATCTAGAAGATTATAAAAACCGCCTGAAAAAGAACAGCACTGATAATATAGTGATAGAAACATTTAAACCCGGGCTGGATAGAAAGTTTGAGATCGTAAAACGTTCCCGAAAATCTTTACTATTGGAAGATACGCAAAACACCAATTCTTATTCAGAGTCAGGGCCAGATCGTTTGGATTATTCCAAAGATATTGACGACGATATCGGGACAATAATCCGAAAATTCAAGGACCAAAAGATCGTTTCTGAACTCATTCGTCCTATTATTTACAAAAACCATTCTGATCAACAGATCCCGATAGGTTATATTTGGATACAAAGTAGGGATAAAAAACTCACTTCGGATTATTTGGCGGAATTGGGCAGGCTTTCGGATGAAGTTGTGGGCCGGATCAAAGAATCAAATACGATCAAAACTACCGAAAAATTCACAATTTTGGATGCCTCTCCTAGAGGACTTAAGGTAAAGATCCATGATCCTAATCTGATAGATACTTTACCTAAACAAGAGAGTTTTATCTTAGATGTTCTATTCAAAATGCAAGCTCCTTTGACTGTATCCGCCGCGATCCGTTGGTGGGGAAAAGACGAGGACGGAAATTTGACATTAGGATTGGAATTTAAGAGTAAATCGGATCATCCTGGTGAGAGGGACAGATATATTAAAAATTTGGAATTGATACAAAAGGGAGCACTTTAA